The following are from one region of the Lacinutrix sp. Bg11-31 genome:
- a CDS encoding glycosyltransferase, with protein MKILLVGEYSRLHSSLKEGLVKLGHEVTIVSSGDGMKKFKTDINFNSKIKSSFLLNKLNSLCIRFFNTDFIKIENAYRFKKLLPKFRDFDIVQLINEDALFIEPKTQIKILQQLITHNKKLFVLCCGDDFTSVNYYLNENVKYSIITPYLKDKTLKNLFVFSLKYTTKPYKKLHEFLKLNSSGTIASDMDYHLPMQGLPEYLGLIPNPINTDKVEYIKPNTNNKIIIFLGINTRSKIKKGISFFEKALEDIQEKYADKVSIKITENLPYNEYIKIYNESHILLDQVYAYDQGYNALEAMAKGKVVFTGAEQEWLDYYNLEENTVAINALPDAQAIFSTLEWLILNPEKIAEISKNARQFIEREHNYIKSAKQYLEAWTH; from the coding sequence ATGAAGATTCTATTAGTTGGAGAATACAGTAGATTGCATAGCTCTTTAAAAGAAGGCTTAGTTAAACTAGGTCACGAAGTTACTATTGTGAGCTCTGGAGATGGTATGAAGAAGTTTAAAACCGATATTAATTTTAATTCTAAAATTAAATCTTCTTTTCTTTTAAATAAACTTAATAGCTTATGCATACGTTTTTTTAATACCGATTTTATTAAGATTGAAAACGCTTATAGGTTTAAAAAATTATTACCTAAATTTCGAGATTTTGATATTGTGCAGCTTATTAATGAAGATGCTCTTTTTATAGAGCCCAAAACTCAAATTAAAATACTACAACAACTAATAACGCACAACAAAAAACTATTCGTCTTATGTTGTGGAGACGATTTTACTTCTGTAAATTATTACTTAAATGAAAATGTAAAATACTCTATTATAACACCTTATTTAAAAGACAAGACCTTAAAAAACCTGTTTGTCTTTTCTTTAAAATACACAACAAAGCCATACAAAAAACTACACGAGTTTTTAAAACTGAATAGCTCCGGAACAATTGCATCAGACATGGATTACCACCTACCAATGCAAGGTCTTCCTGAATATCTAGGACTAATACCAAACCCTATTAACACCGACAAGGTCGAGTATATTAAACCAAATACAAATAATAAGATTATTATATTTTTAGGAATAAATACGCGCTCAAAAATAAAAAAAGGAATCTCTTTTTTTGAAAAAGCTTTAGAAGATATTCAAGAGAAATATGCAGATAAAGTATCCATAAAAATCACCGAGAATTTACCTTACAACGAGTATATAAAGATTTATAATGAATCGCACATTTTGTTAGATCAAGTTTATGCATACGATCAAGGTTATAACGCTCTCGAAGCTATGGCAAAAGGAAAAGTTGTTTTTACAGGTGCAGAACAAGAATGGTTAGATTACTACAATTTAGAAGAAAACACTGTTGCTATTAATGCATTGCCAGATGCTCAAGCTATTTTTAGTACATTAGAATGGTTGATATTAAATCCAGAAAAGATTGCCGAAATTTCTAAAAATGCACGACAATTTATTGAACGCGAACACAACTACATAAAGTCTGCTAAACAGTATCTTGAGGCTTGGACACACTAA
- a CDS encoding glycosyltransferase family A protein, with product MSNATKTNFKLEILLSTMNRDSLDFLVKLFPNGSYENYNLLIINQTTKDCLLTSKHSNIRVINSFVKGLTNSRNLALENAIGPICLIADDDVIYHSNFEDVIIKSFETNTETDVITFKMKDFEDRDFKMYTSSKWHNLESLKQVNSVTITFKLNSINAKNITFNTNFGLGATFKTADEYIFLRDCLKANLKLWFQSDYILFHDFNSSGRASGSDRLVFARSAVFYKYHGFKGYLKLVHYLFLIKQKEFITSKEFFRKFKVGLRGISTYKKLLKSGQETQ from the coding sequence ATGAGCAATGCTACCAAAACTAATTTTAAATTAGAGATTCTGTTGTCTACAATGAACAGGGATTCTTTAGATTTTTTAGTAAAGCTTTTCCCTAATGGTAGCTATGAAAACTATAATTTACTCATTATTAATCAAACCACAAAAGATTGTTTATTAACGTCTAAGCATTCTAATATTAGAGTAATAAATTCATTTGTTAAAGGCTTAACTAATAGTAGAAATTTAGCTTTAGAAAATGCCATAGGACCAATTTGTTTAATTGCAGACGATGATGTAATTTATCATTCTAATTTTGAAGATGTAATAATTAAAAGTTTTGAAACTAATACTGAAACTGATGTTATTACTTTTAAAATGAAGGACTTCGAGGATAGGGATTTTAAAATGTATACTAGTAGTAAATGGCATAATTTAGAATCTTTAAAGCAAGTAAATTCTGTAACTATTACCTTTAAATTAAATAGTATTAATGCTAAAAATATAACGTTTAATACCAATTTTGGATTAGGCGCTACTTTTAAAACAGCAGACGAATATATTTTTCTTCGAGACTGTTTGAAAGCAAATTTAAAACTCTGGTTTCAATCAGACTATATTTTGTTTCACGACTTTAATAGCTCAGGAAGAGCTTCTGGAAGCGATCGTTTAGTATTCGCTAGAAGTGCAGTATTTTATAAGTATCATGGTTTTAAAGGCTATTTAAAATTAGTTCATTATCTTTTTTTAATCAAACAAAAAGAATTTATAACAAGTAAAGAATTTTTCAGGAAGTTTAAAGTAGGATTACGAGGTATTTCAACATATAAAAAACTTTTAAAATCTGGACAAGAAACACAATAG
- a CDS encoding FdtA/QdtA family cupin domain-containing protein translates to MKKTTIDNVAIINIPKIIDEQRRGNLCVIENSVLPYNVERIYYLFDVPSDANRGGHSHIACHELLIALSGSFDVVVKDGENLKTVTLNKPDKGLLIVDGIWRELDNFSSGAVCLVLASETYDEADYIREYSAFLKSKQ, encoded by the coding sequence ATGAAAAAGACCACAATAGATAACGTAGCCATAATTAATATTCCTAAAATTATAGATGAACAGAGACGTGGGAATTTATGTGTAATAGAGAATAGCGTTTTGCCTTATAATGTAGAGCGTATCTATTATTTGTTCGATGTGCCAAGCGATGCAAACAGAGGAGGGCATTCTCATATTGCTTGTCATGAGTTATTAATAGCTCTAAGTGGTAGTTTTGATGTAGTAGTAAAAGATGGTGAGAATTTAAAAACCGTTACGTTAAATAAACCAGATAAAGGATTGCTAATTGTTGATGGTATTTGGAGAGAACTGGATAATTTTTCCTCTGGTGCTGTGTGTTTGGTGTTGGCTTCAGAGACATATGATGAGGCAGATTATATTAGAGAATACTCAGCGTTTTTAAAATCTAAACAGTAA
- a CDS encoding glycosyltransferase family A protein, translating into MLSVLIPTYNFDVSKLITIIHSQLVKSAIAFEIIVLEDGSTLETNSSNNLSSTSIIVNKTNIGRVKARQSLALKAKYDWLLFLDADVLPKSNQFIANYIKATKFDYDTYFGGFAYYEDKPEQSFVLRWKYGKTKEQIDASIRNKSPYKVIISANYLIKKDVFNAINLKIEDNKGYGFDNYFGALLQDNKAKVWHINNEVYHLGIEKSELYLKKKEQAALTLLHFYKTEGINNHSNDLLRLFSKLKSIKLTWFFSLIYKVFKNSMKKNLLSNSPSVTTLQLYRISFMCNAYKKEITV; encoded by the coding sequence ATGCTTTCAGTTTTAATTCCAACATACAACTTTGATGTTTCAAAATTAATTACGATAATACATTCGCAACTAGTTAAGAGCGCTATTGCCTTTGAAATTATTGTTTTAGAAGATGGCAGTACACTTGAAACAAATTCTAGCAACAACTTAAGTAGTACATCTATTATTGTAAACAAAACGAATATTGGCCGTGTAAAAGCTAGGCAATCATTGGCTTTAAAAGCAAAATACGATTGGCTTTTATTTTTAGATGCTGATGTTTTACCAAAGTCCAATCAATTTATTGCTAACTATATTAAGGCAACTAAATTTGATTATGATACTTATTTTGGAGGTTTCGCTTATTATGAGGACAAGCCAGAACAATCATTTGTTTTACGTTGGAAATACGGAAAAACTAAAGAACAAATTGATGCATCTATTAGAAATAAATCACCCTACAAAGTCATTATTTCAGCTAACTACTTAATTAAAAAAGATGTTTTTAATGCAATCAATTTAAAAATTGAGGATAATAAAGGCTACGGTTTCGATAATTATTTTGGCGCATTACTTCAAGATAATAAAGCTAAAGTTTGGCATATTAACAATGAAGTCTACCATCTTGGAATTGAAAAAAGTGAGCTCTATTTAAAAAAGAAAGAACAAGCAGCATTAACCTTGCTACATTTTTATAAAACTGAAGGTATAAATAATCACAGTAATGATTTGCTTAGGCTATTTTCTAAGTTAAAGAGTATTAAACTAACTTGGTTTTTTAGTTTAATTTACAAAGTTTTTAAAAATAGTATGAAAAAAAACTTATTAAGCAATTCGCCTTCAGTAACTACATTACAACTTTACAGAATAAGCTTTATGTGCAACGCTTATAAAAAAGAGATTACTGTTTAG
- a CDS encoding 2OG-Fe(II) oxygenase: MDKQAISDIIYNHILANKQSLIKQFSDSEKTIGYFYIDNVLPEELALECAKVFPKPEEMKMLKSIKEHKHVSAQMNKHDKLLEAVIYAFQNNKVVKLIGEICNISSLYPDDSLYAGGLSLMAKDNFLNPHLDNSHDAERERWRVLNLLYYVTPDWEQQNGGHLELWPNGPKKEAVELQSRFNRLIVMATHSKSWHSVNKVTVDGSRCCISNYYFSNIALRETDKFHVTKFRGRPNQTLTNLFLDCDSSLRMLVRKVFKKGVRKNPHIYNKPKK, translated from the coding sequence TTGGATAAACAAGCTATTTCAGATATTATATATAACCATATTTTGGCTAATAAACAGTCTTTAATAAAGCAATTTAGTGATAGCGAGAAAACTATCGGGTATTTTTATATTGATAATGTTTTGCCAGAAGAATTAGCTTTAGAATGTGCGAAAGTGTTTCCTAAACCAGAAGAAATGAAAATGCTAAAGTCTATAAAAGAGCATAAGCATGTTTCTGCGCAAATGAATAAACATGATAAGCTTTTAGAGGCTGTTATTTATGCTTTTCAAAATAATAAAGTTGTAAAGCTTATTGGTGAAATTTGTAATATTTCATCTTTATATCCAGACGATTCTCTGTATGCAGGAGGTTTATCTTTAATGGCAAAAGATAATTTTTTAAATCCACATTTAGATAATTCTCACGATGCAGAACGCGAACGTTGGCGAGTTTTAAACCTACTGTATTATGTTACACCAGATTGGGAACAGCAAAATGGAGGGCATTTAGAATTATGGCCAAATGGACCAAAAAAAGAAGCTGTAGAACTACAGAGCAGGTTTAATAGGTTGATTGTTATGGCAACACACTCTAAATCATGGCATTCTGTAAATAAAGTAACAGTAGATGGTTCGCGTTGTTGTATTTCTAATTACTATTTTAGTAATATAGCCTTACGTGAGACTGATAAATTTCATGTTACTAAATTTAGAGGTAGACCAAACCAAACTCTTACCAATTTGTTTTTAGATTGTGATTCTAGTTTAAGAATGTTAGTAAGAAAAGTTTTTAAAAAAGGAGTGCGTAAAAACCCGCATATTTACAATAAACCTAAAAAATAA
- a CDS encoding cell division ATP-binding protein FtsE — protein sequence MSQTVLEFKDASIFQGDSLVLSNVNVEINKGDFVYLIGKTGSGKSSFMKTLYADIPLKKGEGSIVDFNLNTLKEKDIPFLRRKLGVVFQDFKLLTDRTVNANLEFVLRATGWKDKAAMTTRMEEVLNKVGMKTTGFKFPHELSGGEQQRVAIARALLNNPELILADEPTGNLDPQTSIEIMEVLQEINKNGNTILMATHDYALLLKYPSKTLKCDENQVFEVVQRRV from the coding sequence ATGTCTCAAACTGTTCTAGAATTTAAAGATGCTTCCATATTTCAAGGTGACAGCTTAGTATTATCTAATGTTAATGTAGAAATTAACAAAGGTGATTTTGTCTATTTAATAGGAAAAACAGGCTCTGGTAAAAGTAGTTTTATGAAAACCTTATATGCCGATATTCCTTTAAAAAAAGGAGAAGGCAGTATTGTAGACTTTAACTTAAACACATTAAAAGAAAAAGATATTCCGTTTTTAAGACGTAAATTAGGTGTTGTTTTTCAAGACTTTAAATTACTAACAGACAGAACTGTTAATGCAAATCTTGAATTTGTTTTAAGAGCAACAGGCTGGAAAGATAAAGCTGCAATGACAACACGAATGGAAGAAGTATTAAATAAAGTAGGAATGAAAACTACTGGTTTTAAATTCCCTCATGAGTTATCTGGAGGAGAGCAACAGCGTGTTGCTATTGCTCGTGCTTTACTTAATAATCCTGAACTTATTCTAGCAGATGAGCCAACAGGAAATCTAGATCCTCAAACAAGTATTGAGATTATGGAAGTATTACAAGAAATTAACAAAAATGGAAATACTATTTTAATGGCAACACACGATTATGCTTTGCTTTTAAAATACCCAAGCAAAACTTTAAAATGTGATGAAAATCAAGTTTTTGAAGTTGTACAACGTAGAGTTTAA
- a CDS encoding glycosyltransferase family 39 protein, giving the protein MIQKLETFITNHALAILLVFALVTRTLIAIFYNTISIYPDSQDYINLAQLISSFNLENYPGNRTPGYSILIALANNSLIVTVILQLFLGILSTYLLFDFSLRRTKDKSTAFWIALLTNSFLHFLFYEFAILTETLTVFLVIFSFWIIERYQLLQTKTPKKYYLLLSIVLSWLYLTKPLFIYFSLGFALFYLVKQFKNNIHHTLIKSMLVILIPFLTYFTWNNFNKKNIGYFTNTYYFGINLAQTATSFFEKAPDKDALIRDIFVRKRDSLVKANNTYHYPMSIWYAYDDLIEETQLSPQDLSAELGRISKDLFKKHPDLYAKQVFKSSYLFFGNIDSLKWKIEKFDNKFTKAALYLLWSRIQKHLLIFFNILFLIFSVRTLFLFFKSKCSLFDMNLFLVCIVLSGALAQALVAFGSNSRFAFPFLPLIVYFVVINVLDLKSKHFRIKKL; this is encoded by the coding sequence ATGATACAAAAACTAGAGACATTTATTACTAATCATGCATTAGCTATTCTTTTAGTTTTTGCATTAGTAACTAGAACTCTTATTGCTATCTTCTATAATACTATCAGTATTTATCCAGATAGTCAAGATTATATAAATTTAGCTCAATTAATATCAAGTTTTAATTTAGAAAATTATCCAGGTAATAGAACGCCAGGATATTCTATACTAATAGCATTAGCTAATAACAGTTTAATTGTTACTGTAATACTCCAACTCTTTTTAGGAATTTTAAGCACTTATTTATTATTCGATTTTTCGTTAAGAAGAACAAAAGATAAAAGTACAGCATTTTGGATTGCGTTATTAACCAATTCGTTTTTGCATTTTTTGTTTTATGAATTTGCCATTTTAACAGAAACACTAACTGTTTTTTTAGTGATTTTTAGTTTTTGGATTATAGAACGTTATCAATTACTACAAACCAAAACACCAAAGAAATACTATTTATTACTTTCCATAGTTTTAAGTTGGCTCTACCTTACAAAGCCATTATTTATATATTTTAGTTTGGGTTTTGCATTATTCTATTTAGTAAAACAATTTAAAAACAACATACATCACACACTTATTAAAAGTATGCTTGTAATCCTTATTCCATTTCTTACCTATTTTACATGGAATAATTTTAACAAAAAAAATATTGGATACTTTACAAACACCTATTATTTTGGTATTAATCTAGCACAGACCGCTACTTCCTTTTTTGAAAAAGCACCAGATAAAGACGCTTTGATAAGAGATATTTTTGTTAGAAAAAGAGATTCTCTAGTAAAAGCAAATAATACTTACCACTACCCAATGAGTATATGGTATGCTTATGATGATTTAATAGAAGAAACACAATTAAGTCCTCAAGACTTATCTGCAGAATTAGGCAGGATATCTAAAGATTTATTTAAAAAGCATCCAGATTTGTACGCTAAACAAGTGTTTAAATCATCATATTTATTTTTTGGAAATATTGATAGTTTAAAATGGAAAATCGAAAAATTCGATAATAAGTTTACGAAAGCAGCTTTATATCTCTTGTGGTCTCGCATTCAAAAGCATCTATTAATATTCTTTAATATTTTATTTTTAATCTTTTCGGTAAGGACATTGTTTTTGTTTTTTAAATCTAAATGCAGCCTTTTCGATATGAACTTATTTTTAGTTTGTATTGTGCTATCTGGCGCTTTAGCTCAGGCTCTTGTTGCTTTTGGTTCTAATAGTCGTTTTGCATTTCCGTTTTTACCATTAATTGTTTATTTTGTTGTTATTAATGTTTTAGATTTGAAGTCTAAACATTTCAGAATAAAAAAACTATAA
- a CDS encoding glycosyltransferase, whose amino-acid sequence MTDSCIIIPCFNEANRLDIDAYKTFQEQNDAFDLLFVNDGSTDETLSVINNLKDKAPNASVLNFEKNIGKAEAIRQAVLQLDKHYKYVGYLDADLSTSLSEISRLLNIAKTKNKTFVLGSRVKVLGSSIKRKFYRHFFGRLVATFIDAFILKLEIYDTQCGAKIINRELATSIFKEPFKTKWLFDVELLARTKKKQGANYCKANILEVPLNQWHDTEDTRISFLDFLKTPFALVKLYFNYR is encoded by the coding sequence ATGACAGATTCCTGTATTATTATTCCTTGTTTTAATGAAGCAAATAGGCTTGATATTGATGCCTATAAAACGTTTCAAGAACAAAATGATGCATTCGATTTGTTATTTGTAAATGATGGAAGTACAGATGAAACCTTATCTGTTATAAATAATTTAAAAGATAAAGCACCAAATGCTTCGGTTTTAAATTTCGAAAAAAATATTGGTAAAGCTGAAGCTATTAGACAAGCTGTTTTACAATTAGACAAACATTACAAGTATGTTGGTTATCTTGATGCAGATTTATCTACTTCTCTATCTGAGATTTCTAGGCTTTTAAATATCGCTAAAACCAAAAACAAAACCTTTGTTTTAGGCTCTAGAGTGAAGGTTTTGGGTAGCTCGATAAAGCGAAAGTTTTACAGACACTTTTTTGGAAGATTGGTTGCTACTTTTATAGATGCTTTCATTTTAAAATTAGAAATTTACGATACACAATGTGGTGCCAAAATTATTAATCGTGAATTAGCAACTTCCATTTTTAAAGAACCCTTTAAAACAAAATGGCTATTTGATGTGGAATTATTAGCAAGAACAAAGAAAAAGCAAGGCGCAAACTACTGCAAGGCTAACATTTTAGAAGTCCCATTAAACCAATGGCATGATACAGAAGATACAAGAATATCTTTTCTAGACTTTTTAAAAACACCTTTTGCTTTGGTGAAACTTTATTTTAATTACAGATAA